In the Agrococcus sp. Marseille-Q4369 genome, one interval contains:
- the argS gene encoding arginine--tRNA ligase, which yields MQPSSLSSAVLAAVQGAVGRRTAEVEVREADIVLERPRNRDHGDWATNAAMRFAKRVGTSPRELADEVAAELATIDGIAKAEVAGPGFINLTLAAGAAGELARTIVEAGDAYGSGDALKDVKINLEFVSANPTGPIHMGGTRWAAVGDSLGRVLERQGALVTREYYFNDHGAQIDRFAKSLVAAFRGEPTPEDGYGGAYIAEIAGRVDDGYDGDLLDLDDAALQETFRERGVQLMFEEIKRDLHDFGVDFDVFFHEHQVQSDGSVQRAIEVLRERGHVFEEDGALWLRTTTFGDDRDRVIVRSNGAPAYFSGDLGYYQNKRERGFEQNIIMLGADHHGYVGRMMAMCAAFGDTPHEHLEILIGQMVNLLREGKPVRMSKRAGTVVTMEDLVDAVGVDAARYALVRSSADTPLDIDLELLTQRTNDNPVYYVQYAHARMSAVARNAVAAGVDRSEFQPELLSHETESALLGALADFPRVLTQAAELREPHRVARFAEELAGLYHRWYDATRVAPQGDEEVTALHRTRLWLNDAAGQVLRTALATVGVSAPERM from the coding sequence ATGCAGCCCTCCTCGCTCTCGTCCGCCGTGCTCGCCGCCGTCCAGGGCGCCGTGGGCCGACGAACGGCCGAGGTCGAGGTGCGCGAGGCCGACATCGTGCTCGAGCGCCCTCGCAACCGCGACCACGGCGACTGGGCGACCAACGCCGCGATGCGCTTCGCGAAGCGCGTCGGCACCTCGCCGCGCGAGCTCGCCGATGAGGTTGCGGCGGAGCTCGCGACCATCGACGGCATCGCGAAGGCCGAGGTCGCCGGCCCCGGCTTCATCAACCTCACGCTCGCGGCCGGTGCCGCGGGCGAGCTCGCCCGCACGATCGTCGAGGCGGGCGACGCCTACGGCTCGGGCGACGCGCTCAAGGACGTGAAGATCAACCTCGAGTTCGTCTCGGCGAACCCGACCGGACCCATCCACATGGGCGGCACGCGCTGGGCCGCCGTCGGCGACAGCCTCGGCCGCGTGCTCGAGCGCCAGGGCGCGCTCGTCACCCGCGAGTACTACTTCAACGACCACGGCGCGCAGATCGACCGCTTCGCGAAGAGCCTCGTCGCCGCCTTCCGCGGCGAGCCGACGCCCGAGGACGGCTACGGCGGCGCCTACATCGCCGAGATCGCGGGGCGCGTCGACGACGGCTACGACGGCGACCTGCTCGACCTCGATGACGCCGCGCTGCAGGAGACGTTCCGCGAGCGCGGAGTGCAGCTCATGTTCGAGGAGATCAAGCGCGACCTGCACGACTTCGGCGTCGACTTCGACGTCTTCTTCCACGAGCACCAGGTGCAGTCCGACGGCTCGGTGCAGCGCGCGATCGAGGTGCTGCGCGAGCGCGGCCACGTCTTCGAGGAGGACGGCGCGCTCTGGCTGCGCACGACGACGTTCGGCGACGACCGCGATCGCGTCATCGTGCGCTCGAACGGCGCCCCCGCCTACTTCTCGGGCGACCTCGGCTACTACCAGAACAAGCGCGAGCGCGGCTTCGAGCAGAACATCATCATGCTCGGCGCCGACCACCACGGCTACGTCGGCCGCATGATGGCGATGTGCGCGGCGTTCGGCGACACCCCGCACGAGCACCTCGAGATCCTCATCGGCCAGATGGTCAACCTGCTGCGCGAGGGCAAGCCGGTGCGCATGTCGAAGCGCGCGGGCACCGTCGTGACCATGGAGGACCTGGTGGATGCGGTGGGTGTCGACGCCGCTCGATACGCGCTCGTGCGCTCGAGTGCAGACACGCCGCTCGACATCGACCTCGAGCTGCTCACGCAGCGCACGAACGACAACCCCGTCTACTACGTGCAGTACGCGCACGCCCGGATGTCGGCGGTCGCGCGGAACGCGGTCGCGGCGGGCGTCGACCGCTCGGAGTTCCAGCCGGAGCTGCTCTCGCACGAGACCGAGTCGGCGCTGCTCGGCGCGCTCGCGGACTTCCCGCGCGTGCTGACGCAGGCCGCGGAGCTGCGCGAGCCGCACCGCGTCGCGCGCTTCGCCGAGGAGCTCGCCGGGCTCTACCACCGCTGGTACGACGCGACGCGCGTCGCGCCGCAGGGCGATGAGGAGGTCACGGCGCTGCACCGCACGCGCCTGTGGCTGAACGACGCCGCGGGCCAGGTGCTGCGGACGGCGCTTGCGACGGTCGGGGTGTCGGCGCCCGAGCGGATGTAG
- a CDS encoding transglutaminase family protein, translating into MRTTHATFSMSLVGETDVTLLVLPAAAYASDDDIDVTVDDAPVEWRIQPAQHDTRELVFTAPAGQLEVEIRSAVSGLERPIEEGDPARYLDDSRYVEASALRGFVDERFGRASGHEQIAAMRNWIARGFTYSPSLSEIDDTAVDTIRKSGGMCRDYAHVMISLARAAGIPARYVGVYAPGLQPPDFHAVAEVLIDGEWFVVDPTGLAPRQSLIRIATGADALETAWATTARNPITLRSVAVRAEDEALEDGAVDDVKALVKIG; encoded by the coding sequence ATGCGCACCACCCACGCCACCTTCTCGATGTCGCTCGTGGGTGAGACCGACGTCACGCTCCTCGTCCTGCCCGCCGCGGCCTACGCATCCGACGACGACATCGACGTCACCGTCGACGACGCGCCCGTCGAGTGGCGCATCCAACCGGCTCAGCACGACACCCGCGAGCTCGTCTTCACCGCACCCGCAGGGCAGCTCGAGGTCGAGATCCGATCGGCCGTCTCGGGGCTCGAGCGGCCGATCGAGGAGGGGGACCCGGCGCGCTACCTCGACGACTCGCGCTACGTCGAGGCGAGCGCGCTGCGCGGCTTCGTCGACGAGCGCTTCGGGCGCGCGAGCGGCCACGAGCAGATCGCCGCGATGCGCAACTGGATCGCGCGCGGCTTCACCTACTCGCCCTCGCTCTCGGAGATCGACGACACCGCGGTGGACACGATCCGCAAGAGCGGCGGGATGTGCCGCGACTACGCGCACGTCATGATCAGCCTCGCGCGCGCGGCCGGCATCCCCGCGCGCTACGTCGGCGTCTACGCGCCGGGCCTGCAGCCGCCCGACTTCCACGCCGTCGCCGAAGTGCTCATCGACGGGGAGTGGTTCGTCGTCGACCCGACCGGGCTCGCGCCGAGGCAGAGCCTCATCCGCATCGCGACGGGGGCGGATGCGCTCGAGACGGCCTGGGCGACGACGGCGCGGAACCCGATCACACTGCGGTCGGTGGCGGTGCGGGCGGAGGATGAGGCGCTCGAGGATGGTGCGGTGGATGACGTGAAGGCGCTCGTCAAGATCGGCTGA
- the pilM gene encoding type IV pilus assembly protein PilM → MANRMVGLDIGATGIRAAEVTRTRKGMALARYHSIALPPGAVVRGEVMEPHVVTGALRELWKRGKFTSKRVVLGVGNDRVLARELTVPAAPLPMIRESLPFQVQDLLPVPISEAILDFYPIGDAGHGQVHGLLVAAVKEGVLSTIEAVRRARLETVAVDFVPFALTRALPQRADDGDAIAVVDVGAHTTTVVISRAGVPHFVRIIPTGGDEVTQTLHTRLHLERPIAEDAKRTLGLGMNGFMPHDQPVIEAIREVTGELVTGVRNTVSYFASSRPDLPVRRVVLTGDGASLGGFPAALGEVMRMPIDWGDPLASVLTKERDRPRTSGAANRAAVALGLAMRSAA, encoded by the coding sequence ATGGCGAACCGCATGGTCGGACTCGACATCGGCGCGACGGGCATCCGCGCAGCCGAGGTCACGCGCACCCGAAAGGGCATGGCGCTCGCGCGCTACCACTCGATCGCGCTCCCGCCCGGTGCCGTCGTGCGCGGCGAGGTGATGGAGCCGCACGTCGTCACCGGCGCTCTGCGTGAGCTCTGGAAGCGCGGCAAGTTCACGAGCAAGCGCGTCGTCCTGGGCGTCGGCAACGACCGCGTGCTCGCTCGCGAGCTGACGGTGCCGGCCGCGCCACTGCCGATGATCCGCGAGTCGCTGCCCTTCCAGGTGCAGGATCTGCTGCCGGTGCCGATCTCGGAGGCGATCCTCGACTTCTACCCGATCGGCGACGCTGGCCACGGCCAGGTGCACGGGCTCCTGGTCGCGGCCGTCAAGGAGGGCGTGCTCTCGACGATCGAGGCCGTCAGGCGCGCGAGGCTCGAGACGGTCGCCGTCGACTTCGTGCCCTTCGCGCTCACGAGGGCGCTGCCGCAGCGGGCCGACGACGGCGACGCGATCGCCGTCGTCGACGTCGGCGCCCACACGACCACGGTCGTCATCTCACGGGCCGGTGTGCCGCACTTCGTGCGCATCATCCCGACCGGCGGCGACGAGGTGACGCAGACCCTGCACACGCGGCTGCATCTCGAGCGACCGATCGCGGAGGACGCGAAGCGCACGCTCGGCCTCGGCATGAACGGCTTCATGCCGCACGACCAGCCCGTCATCGAGGCGATCCGCGAGGTGACGGGCGAGCTCGTCACCGGCGTGCGCAACACCGTCTCCTACTTCGCGAGCTCGCGACCCGACCTGCCGGTGCGCCGCGTCGTGCTGACGGGCGACGGCGCGAGCCTCGGCGGGTTCCCCGCTGCGCTGGGCGAGGTGATGCGCATGCCCATCGACTGGGGCGACCCGCTCGCCTCGGTGCTGACGAAGGAGCGCGACCGTCCTCGCACGAGCGGCGCGGCGAACCGAGCGGCCGTCGCGCTCGGCCTGGCGATGCGGAGTGCAGCATGA
- a CDS encoding prepilin peptidase, producing MIELLTGVVFAAVALRFAPWAALEQPSITAIGPVAETLAFAVLAAVGIALAWIDLDTQRLPDVIVLPSYIVVGALLATAAAVTGEWGALLRAAAGASILFAAYFAMAFAYPAGMGLGDVKLAGLLGLALGWLGWGELAVGGFGAFLLGGAFALVLVALGRAKRGSGIPFGPWMLLAAAVAVFAGEPIWHGYLQLVGLE from the coding sequence ATGATCGAGCTGCTCACCGGGGTCGTGTTCGCTGCAGTCGCGCTGCGCTTCGCGCCGTGGGCGGCGCTCGAGCAGCCGTCGATCACTGCGATCGGTCCGGTCGCCGAGACGCTCGCGTTCGCGGTGCTGGCCGCGGTCGGCATCGCGCTCGCCTGGATCGACCTCGACACCCAGCGGCTGCCGGACGTCATCGTGCTGCCGTCGTACATCGTCGTCGGAGCGCTCCTCGCCACCGCTGCGGCGGTCACGGGCGAGTGGGGAGCGCTGCTCCGCGCCGCGGCGGGCGCCAGCATCCTCTTCGCCGCCTACTTCGCCATGGCGTTCGCCTACCCGGCCGGCATGGGACTCGGCGACGTCAAGCTCGCCGGTCTTCTTGGCCTGGCGCTCGGCTGGCTCGGCTGGGGTGAGCTCGCGGTCGGCGGGTTCGGCGCCTTCCTGCTCGGCGGTGCGTTCGCACTCGTGCTCGTCGCACTGGGCCGCGCCAAGCGCGGCAGCGGCATCCCGTTCGGCCCGTGGATGCTGCTCGCAGCCGCGGTGGCCGTCTTCGCAGGCGAGCCGATCTGGCACGGATACCTGCAGCTCGTAGGACTGGAATAA
- a CDS encoding prepilin-type N-terminal cleavage/methylation domain-containing protein has protein sequence MGHLNERVRFVNSGEGGMTLIEVLVAMFVFAIISTLVLSSLVQLVGITRASQNQHVAANIAAEEIDLVRDAGDLFGVNDVTRPVTLNDTTFTVTRETEWVSATGADVSCGTGRETLSYKRVNVTVTWPGGAPVRADTVLDSPDRLNDSTKGTVLVSVIDSLGEGAPGISVSLTPTADGAPIAATQTDAFGCAFFLQVTKGTYTVALSKPNYVGVFEKTPSRTGVVVEAGGTQSFQFQYDLGGRLDVTLTPVPVAPLPRGSSITIPSGLQATLASTYGPRYVTPQRVTTAQAIEVHPRVPYRMFAGVYSDEAAAACASVDPMSWPTAVVEGRQLAAGASPEVSVAPNGRASLQVPMGLIRVDSTVNNLRVRRAEGRSGDPQCSSHQEFVFSSRVEANTYIALPFGAWEATRVGSDTPVPISASSFGARVRGTNVVTLDPRLPSTP, from the coding sequence GTGGGCCATCTCAACGAGCGAGTCCGCTTCGTCAACTCTGGCGAAGGCGGGATGACGCTCATCGAGGTGCTGGTCGCGATGTTCGTCTTCGCGATCATCTCGACCCTGGTGCTCTCCTCTCTCGTGCAGCTCGTCGGCATCACGCGTGCTTCGCAGAATCAGCATGTGGCGGCAAACATCGCCGCCGAAGAGATCGACCTCGTGCGAGACGCTGGAGACCTATTCGGCGTAAACGACGTAACTCGGCCAGTCACGCTCAACGACACGACCTTCACCGTGACGCGCGAGACCGAATGGGTGAGCGCGACCGGCGCAGACGTCAGCTGCGGAACCGGTCGCGAGACGCTGAGCTACAAGCGGGTGAACGTGACGGTGACCTGGCCGGGCGGGGCCCCAGTTCGCGCCGACACTGTCCTGGACTCGCCCGACCGGCTAAACGACTCCACCAAGGGCACCGTGCTCGTGTCGGTCATCGATTCTCTCGGCGAGGGTGCGCCCGGCATCTCCGTTAGCCTCACTCCGACCGCTGACGGCGCCCCCATCGCGGCGACGCAGACCGACGCCTTCGGCTGCGCCTTTTTCCTACAAGTCACCAAGGGCACCTATACCGTGGCGCTTTCGAAGCCCAACTACGTTGGCGTCTTCGAAAAGACTCCGAGTCGTACCGGCGTGGTTGTCGAAGCCGGCGGCACGCAGAGCTTCCAGTTCCAGTACGACTTGGGTGGGAGGCTCGACGTAACCCTGACTCCAGTGCCCGTCGCCCCATTGCCGCGCGGTTCGTCCATCACTATTCCGAGTGGGTTGCAGGCAACCTTGGCGAGCACGTACGGGCCGCGCTACGTGACCCCACAGCGAGTCACTACTGCGCAAGCCATCGAGGTCCATCCGCGCGTGCCCTATCGCATGTTCGCGGGCGTCTACAGCGACGAGGCAGCGGCCGCTTGCGCCTCGGTCGATCCGATGTCCTGGCCGACGGCGGTCGTCGAGGGCCGACAACTCGCTGCAGGCGCATCTCCCGAGGTGAGCGTCGCACCGAACGGTCGAGCGTCGCTGCAAGTGCCAATGGGGCTGATCCGCGTAGACAGCACAGTCAACAACCTGCGCGTCCGACGCGCAGAGGGACGCTCCGGTGACCCGCAGTGCAGTAGTCATCAGGAGTTCGTCTTCTCAAGCCGCGTGGAGGCGAACACCTACATTGCACTGCCTTTCGGTGCGTGGGAAGCCACGCGCGTGGGATCCGATACGCCAGTGCCCATCTCGGCCTCTTCATTCGGCGCGAGAGTGCGCGGAACCAACGTCGTGACACTCGACCCGCGTCTGCCGAGCACGCCATGA
- a CDS encoding type II secretion system protein yields MQKMLQLLGDRRAMLQEEGKSQRGFTLVELLVVVIIIGILAGIAIPVFLNQRTSAWQAEAESDAKNAALAAETYAVAKNGKYTDLDTLAELQAQGFQPSRSESNYITIAPSADGNNFTITVNHPDLPQDLKYDSARGGLQPWPTGATPNP; encoded by the coding sequence ATGCAGAAGATGCTTCAGCTGCTCGGCGACCGCCGCGCAATGCTGCAGGAGGAGGGCAAGTCGCAGCGCGGCTTCACCCTCGTCGAGCTCCTCGTCGTCGTCATCATCATCGGCATCCTCGCCGGCATCGCGATCCCCGTCTTCCTCAACCAGCGCACCAGCGCCTGGCAGGCCGAGGCGGAGTCGGACGCGAAGAACGCGGCGCTTGCGGCGGAGACGTATGCGGTCGCCAAGAACGGCAAGTACACCGATCTGGACACACTCGCTGAACTGCAGGCGCAGGGCTTCCAGCCCTCGCGTTCGGAGTCGAACTACATCACGATCGCGCCGAGCGCGGACGGCAACAACTTCACCATCACCGTCAACCACCCCGACCTGCCGCAGGACCTCAAGTACGACAGCGCCCGTGGTGGCCTGCAGCCGTGGCCGACCGGGGCAACCCCCAACCCGTGA
- a CDS encoding type II secretion system F family protein has product MTSTKTWAYKGRERDGKLVKGKLDAPTQAAALSRMRDMGLSPVSVDESAMGTGLNREINLNIGQAVKLKDLSVMARQMSTMIGAGLSLLRTLHILSEQTDNKTLAKVLTEVRGDIETGGTLSQAFGKHRNVFPPLMIHLIAAGETGGFLDDALDAVATAFEKEVKLKSTVQSAMAYPIVVVGMAIVAVIAMIWFIVPIFEGMFADLGGALPLPTQILVTISANMVWLGPLLIVAAIAFSVWWGKNKHAPEVRAVLDPALLKLPVFGDLLRKIALTRFTRNFAALLKAGVPIVLALQVVGEISGNSVILQASNRIADAVREGRPVAEQLAQEPVFPPMVVQMVAVGEDAGSMELMLSKIADSYDSDIESTTAQMTSIIEPILIAGVGALIGGMIIALYMPVFSIFEQIN; this is encoded by the coding sequence ATGACCTCGACGAAGACGTGGGCCTACAAGGGCCGCGAGCGCGACGGCAAGCTCGTCAAGGGCAAGCTCGACGCGCCCACGCAGGCGGCGGCGCTCTCGCGCATGCGCGACATGGGCCTCTCGCCCGTGAGCGTCGACGAGTCGGCGATGGGCACTGGCCTCAACCGCGAGATCAACCTCAACATCGGTCAGGCCGTCAAGCTCAAGGACCTCTCGGTCATGGCGCGACAGATGTCGACCATGATCGGCGCCGGCCTGTCGCTCCTCCGCACCCTCCACATCCTCTCGGAGCAGACGGACAACAAGACGCTCGCGAAGGTGCTCACCGAGGTGCGCGGCGACATCGAGACCGGCGGCACGCTCTCGCAGGCGTTCGGCAAGCACCGGAACGTCTTCCCGCCGCTCATGATCCACCTCATCGCCGCGGGCGAGACGGGCGGCTTCCTCGACGACGCGCTCGACGCGGTCGCGACGGCCTTCGAGAAGGAGGTCAAGCTCAAGAGCACCGTGCAGTCGGCGATGGCCTACCCGATCGTGGTCGTCGGCATGGCGATCGTCGCCGTCATCGCGATGATCTGGTTCATCGTGCCGATCTTCGAGGGCATGTTCGCCGACCTCGGGGGAGCGCTGCCGCTGCCGACGCAGATCCTCGTCACCATCTCGGCGAACATGGTGTGGCTCGGCCCGCTGCTCATCGTCGCGGCGATCGCCTTCAGCGTCTGGTGGGGCAAGAACAAGCACGCGCCCGAGGTGCGAGCGGTGCTCGACCCGGCGCTGCTGAAGCTCCCCGTCTTCGGCGACCTGCTGCGCAAGATCGCCCTCACCCGGTTCACCCGCAATTTCGCGGCGCTGCTGAAGGCGGGCGTGCCGATCGTACTCGCGCTGCAGGTCGTGGGCGAGATCTCGGGCAACAGCGTCATCCTGCAGGCGTCGAACCGCATCGCCGACGCCGTGCGGGAGGGGCGCCCGGTCGCCGAGCAGCTCGCGCAGGAGCCCGTCTTCCCGCCGATGGTCGTGCAGATGGTTGCGGTCGGCGAGGACGCCGGCTCGATGGAGCTCATGCTCTCGAAGATCGCCGACTCCTACGACAGCGACATCGAGTCCACAACCGCGCAGATGACGTCGATCATCGAGCCCATCCTCATCGCGGGCGTCGGCGCACTCATCGGCGGCATGATCATCGCCCTCTACATGCCTGTCTTCTCCATCTTCGAGCAGATCAACTGA
- a CDS encoding type IV pilus twitching motility protein PilT has product MSIDVQGMPTRAALRQQWAQTESPAPASTAFPTPTGSDGDLLLALEAVVRAGASDLHVTADAHPTMRLDGKLLPLEEYGVWAAARVQAALTAIMTPEQREIFEQELELDFAYDLSAEARFRVNIYQQRSARGAAFRLIPTRIRTVEELDLPAGITRFATLPRGLVLVTGPTGSGKSTTLAALIDLINRTRAEHIVTVEDPIEFMHQHKKAVVNQREVGHDTHSFAAALKHVLRQDPDVILVGEMRDLETISVALTAAETGHLVFATLHTQSAAQTIDRIIDVYPPHQQGQVRAQLAATLQGIVCQTLVPRASGKGRVAASEILIATSAVSNLIREGQIHQIGSALQSGASLGMRTLDQHLAELVNRGVIKEDAAREKAHNVDELRGMLATGGIAPALDTGVDFGDSFSRGQR; this is encoded by the coding sequence ATGAGCATCGACGTCCAGGGCATGCCGACGCGTGCGGCGCTGCGCCAGCAGTGGGCGCAGACCGAGTCGCCGGCTCCCGCTTCGACCGCCTTCCCGACCCCGACCGGCAGCGACGGCGACCTGCTGCTCGCGCTCGAGGCCGTCGTGCGCGCCGGCGCGTCCGACCTGCACGTGACGGCGGATGCGCATCCGACGATGCGCCTGGACGGCAAGCTCCTGCCGCTCGAGGAGTACGGCGTCTGGGCGGCCGCGCGCGTGCAGGCGGCGCTCACCGCCATCATGACGCCCGAGCAGCGCGAGATCTTCGAGCAGGAGCTCGAGCTCGACTTCGCCTACGACCTGAGCGCCGAGGCGCGGTTCCGCGTCAACATCTACCAGCAGCGCTCCGCGCGGGGCGCGGCCTTCCGCCTCATCCCCACGCGCATCCGCACGGTGGAGGAGCTCGACCTCCCGGCGGGCATCACGCGCTTCGCGACCCTGCCGCGCGGGCTCGTGCTCGTCACCGGTCCCACCGGCTCGGGCAAGTCGACGACGCTCGCGGCGCTCATCGACCTCATCAACCGCACGCGCGCGGAGCACATCGTGACGGTCGAGGACCCGATCGAGTTCATGCACCAGCACAAGAAGGCGGTCGTCAACCAGCGCGAGGTCGGGCATGACACCCACTCGTTCGCGGCGGCGCTCAAGCACGTGCTGCGCCAGGACCCCGACGTCATCCTCGTCGGCGAGATGCGCGACCTCGAGACGATCTCGGTCGCCCTCACCGCGGCCGAGACCGGCCACCTCGTCTTCGCGACCCTGCACACGCAGTCGGCGGCGCAGACGATCGACCGCATCATCGACGTCTACCCGCCGCACCAGCAGGGCCAGGTGCGTGCGCAGCTCGCCGCGACGCTGCAGGGCATCGTCTGCCAGACGCTCGTGCCGCGCGCGAGCGGCAAGGGCCGCGTCGCGGCGAGCGAGATCCTCATCGCCACGTCGGCGGTCTCGAACCTCATCCGCGAGGGCCAGATCCACCAGATCGGCAGCGCGCTGCAGTCGGGCGCCTCGCTCGGCATGCGCACGCTCGACCAGCACCTCGCTGAGCTCGTGAACCGCGGGGTCATCAAGGAGGATGCGGCGCGCGAGAAGGCGCACAACGTCGACGAGCTGCGCGGCATGCTCGCGACCGGCGGCATCGCTCCCGCGCTCGACACGGGCGTCGACTTCGGCGACTCCTTCTCGAGGGGGCAGCGATGA
- a CDS encoding ATPase, T2SS/T4P/T4SS family, with protein sequence MASLTYLLARRGELSIARRDQLLAAGLDDEGAIRALVEDGTITGAQAARVRAEQAGLPFVVVSEMNVDRAAASRVPSAIARRHILLPVAHEEGRLVVAMTDPADVLAIDDVRQASGLAVEPVVAERGDLLAAIDRFHRADSELSDITSTIQEEQEAAGAADPFGFGMADAADEDAPIVRFVNLLVNQAVQDRASDIHIEPGESSVRVRFRVDGVLHEMQSAPKTMQQGIISRLKIMSDIDIAERRRPQDGRMSVMHGGRKVDLRVATLPTVWGEKVVMRILDTGGTQLQLSDLGLLPHNFERYQASYKKPYGMILVTGPTGSGKSTTLYTTLNAVARTEVNVITVEDPVEYRMPGVNQVQVHAKAGLTFAAALRSILRSDPDVVLIGEIRDHETAQIAIEASLTGHLVLSTLHTNDAPSAVTRLTEMGIEPFLVGSALDCVVAQRLARRLCDRCKEPDLRSPEQFAAMGFEVGGQLGVHRAVGCTHCSGTGYRGRIAIHEVMTVSEEIERLTVERASTSDVARVAAQQGMRSLRQDAWEKATLGLTTVEEVQRVIV encoded by the coding sequence ATGGCGTCGCTGACGTACTTGCTGGCTCGTCGCGGCGAGCTTTCGATAGCTCGCCGCGACCAGCTGCTCGCCGCCGGCCTCGACGACGAGGGAGCCATCCGCGCCCTCGTCGAGGACGGCACCATCACTGGCGCCCAGGCCGCGCGAGTGCGCGCCGAGCAGGCCGGCCTCCCGTTCGTCGTCGTGAGCGAGATGAACGTCGACCGAGCCGCCGCCTCCCGGGTGCCGAGCGCGATCGCGCGCCGGCACATCCTCCTCCCCGTCGCGCACGAGGAGGGCCGGCTCGTCGTCGCGATGACCGACCCCGCCGACGTGCTCGCGATCGACGACGTGCGCCAGGCCTCCGGCCTCGCCGTCGAGCCCGTCGTCGCCGAGCGCGGCGACCTGCTCGCAGCGATCGACCGCTTCCACCGCGCCGACTCCGAGCTGAGCGACATCACCTCCACAATCCAGGAGGAGCAGGAGGCAGCGGGCGCCGCCGACCCCTTCGGCTTCGGCATGGCCGACGCCGCCGACGAGGACGCCCCGATCGTGCGCTTCGTCAACCTGCTCGTCAACCAGGCCGTGCAGGACCGCGCGAGCGACATCCACATCGAGCCCGGCGAGTCATCGGTGCGCGTGCGCTTCCGCGTCGACGGCGTGCTGCACGAGATGCAGTCGGCCCCGAAGACGATGCAGCAGGGCATCATCTCTCGCCTCAAGATCATGAGCGACATCGACATCGCCGAGCGCCGCCGCCCGCAGGACGGCCGCATGTCGGTCATGCACGGCGGCCGCAAGGTCGACCTCCGCGTCGCGACGCTGCCGACGGTGTGGGGCGAGAAGGTCGTGATGCGCATCCTCGACACCGGCGGCACGCAGCTCCAGCTCTCCGACCTCGGCCTGCTGCCGCACAACTTCGAGCGCTACCAGGCGTCGTACAAGAAGCCCTACGGCATGATCCTCGTCACCGGGCCCACCGGATCCGGCAAGTCGACGACGCTCTACACGACCCTCAACGCCGTCGCGCGCACCGAGGTCAACGTCATCACGGTCGAGGATCCGGTCGAGTACCGGATGCCCGGGGTCAACCAGGTGCAAGTGCACGCGAAGGCGGGTCTCACGTTCGCGGCCGCGCTGCGCTCGATCCTGCGCTCCGACCCCGACGTTGTGCTCATCGGCGAGATCCGCGACCACGAGACGGCGCAGATCGCGATCGAGGCGTCGCTCACCGGCCATCTCGTGCTCTCGACGCTCCACACGAACGACGCCCCGAGCGCCGTCACGCGACTGACCGAGATGGGCATCGAGCCCTTCCTCGTCGGCTCGGCCCTCGACTGCGTCGTCGCCCAGCGCCTCGCGCGCCGCCTCTGCGACCGCTGCAAGGAGCCCGACCTCCGCAGCCCTGAGCAGTTCGCGGCGATGGGCTTCGAGGTCGGCGGCCAGCTCGGCGTGCACCGCGCGGTCGGCTGCACCCACTGCTCCGGCACCGGCTACCGCGGCCGCATCGCGATCCACGAGGTCATGACCGTCTCGGAGGAGATCGAGCGGCTCACGGTCGAGCGCGCCTCGACCTCCGACGTCGCGCGCGTCGCCGCGCAGCAGGGCATGCGCTCGCTGCGGCAGGACGCGTGGGAGAAGGCGACGCTCGGCCTCACGACGGTCGAGGAAGTGCAGCGGGTGATCGTATGA
- a CDS encoding TetR family transcriptional regulator, with amino-acid sequence MSQTAPTGADDEPMLGLRERKKRLTRRTIAEAAFELTLERGLDGVTIDQIAERAFVSPRTVSNYFPSKEAAVLAVDGHAPLDLLHGLESRPADEPPLQSLRETLVARMRGMSKADAKVLRRREELIDRHPALQLQRAAQYDSFEDAVRALVAERAGLDAEADRYPRLVAGAASTAVKTAMRMWMHADGGASEIAELIDRAFHDLEAGLSSAE; translated from the coding sequence ATGTCCCAGACAGCACCGACCGGCGCCGACGATGAGCCGATGCTCGGCCTTCGCGAGCGCAAGAAGCGCCTGACGCGGCGCACGATCGCCGAGGCGGCCTTCGAGCTCACGCTCGAGCGCGGCCTCGACGGCGTGACGATCGACCAGATCGCCGAGCGCGCCTTCGTCTCGCCGCGCACCGTGTCGAACTACTTCCCCTCCAAGGAGGCCGCAGTGCTCGCGGTCGACGGCCACGCGCCGCTCGACCTCCTGCACGGCCTCGAGTCACGGCCCGCCGACGAGCCCCCGCTGCAGTCGCTGCGCGAGACGCTCGTCGCGCGCATGCGCGGCATGAGCAAGGCCGATGCGAAGGTGCTGCGGCGGCGCGAGGAGCTCATCGACCGGCACCCCGCGCTGCAGCTGCAGCGCGCGGCGCAGTACGACTCGTTCGAGGATGCGGTGCGGGCGCTGGTCGCGGAGCGCGCGGGCCTCGATGCCGAGGCCGACCGCTACCCGCGGCTCGTCGCCGGCGCGGCGAGCACGGCGGTCAAGACGGCGATGCGCATGTGGATGCACGCCGACGGGGGCGCGAGCGAGATCGCCGAGCTCATCGACCGGGCGTTCCACGACCTCGAGGCGGGCTTGAGCTCGGCCGAGTGA